In a single window of the Gossypium hirsutum isolate 1008001.06 chromosome A13, Gossypium_hirsutum_v2.1, whole genome shotgun sequence genome:
- the LOC107933247 gene encoding protein SMAX1-LIKE 3, with translation MRAGVCTVQQALTAEAASLVKQALGLARRRGHAQVTPLHVASAMLASSTGLLRRACLQSHSHPLQFRALELCFNVALNRLPASTSSPLLGPHHHHHHHHHPSLSNALVAAFKRAQAHQRRGSIENQQQPILALKIELEHLIVSILDDPSVSRVMREAGFSSTQVKTKVEQTVSMEISSSPKENNTKPQVLASNLSPSMPHTHSHDQDVTNVLNTIVHRRGNTVIIGESVAIAESVVRGVMDKFEKGQVSGDLRYLQFISFPLLSLRNLAKHEVEQKLVELKCLVKSYMARGVVLYLGDLKWVSEFWSTYGEQRRNYYSPVEHIIMELRRLVSGTKETGKLFLMGIATFRTYMKCKTGQASLESIWELYPLTISADSLSLSLNLESCDSQSQYRNKESIDSISWQLGEVEANKNHSSFRDRLFNFDKKEAQSTSSLPSWLQNYKEESKMNPSHDKDSVNVKDLYKKWNSFSSASTDKDPCNSEEEALNLSWPVIFESKSSPKEHQFYISENDSKPDLLSNPNSSPNSASSSEAMEEDINGLNAFKVVNAENMNILCNALEKKVPWQKDVIPEIVSTILECRSGMNKAKNWLNQREHKEETWLLFLGSDNEAKQKIARELARIIFGSQTSFASISPSNSGSDSNEDNKRKRDESGGNSYVLQRFGEALNENPHRVFLMEDMEQVDYCSMKIIKHAIETGKVTVSDGVTIPVMDAIVIFSCESFSSLSRACSSRKRPNCNDPEEIKEPEMEQEKNPSVSLDLNIAIGDNSEEDSSRTDDETGILKHVDKQIIFSVKEQ, from the exons ATGAGAGCTGGAGTTTGTACTGTGCAACAAGCTTTAACAGCTGAGGCTGCTAGCTTGGTTAAGCAAGCACTTGGGCTAGCTCGACGACGAGGCCATGCCCAAGTCACTCCTCTTCATGTAGCTAGTGCCATGCTTGCATCTTCCACTGGTCTTCTTCGTAGAGCTTGTCTTCAATCTCATTCTCACCCTCTTCAATTTAGAGCTTTAGAGCTTTGTTTCAATGTAGCACTTAATCGTCTCCCTGCATCTACTTCTAGTCCTTTATTAGGTCCtcaccatcatcatcaccatcatcatcatccttCTCTTTCTAATGCCTTGGTTGCCGCTTTTAAACGTGCTCAAGCTCATCAACGCCGAGGGTCCATTGAGAACCAACAACAACCCATTTTAGCTCTCAAAATAGAATTAGAACATCTCATAGTCTCTATCTTGGATGATCCTAGTGTTAGTAGGGTTATGAGGGAAGCTGGTTTCTCTAGCACACAAGTCAAAACCAAAGTTGAACAAACAGTTTCCATGGAGATTTCTTCTTCTCCAAAAGAAAACAACACCAAACCCCAAGTTCTTGCTTCTAACCTGTCTCCTTCGATGCCCCACACGCACTCTCATGACCAAGATGTAACCAATGTTTTGAACACAATAGTTCACAGAAGGGGAAACACTGTCATTATTGGTGAGTCCGTAGCCATTGCTGAGAGTGTTGTTAGAGGAGTAATGGATAAATTTGAGAAAGGCCAAGTCTCTGGGGATTTAAGGTACCTTCAGTTCATAAGTTTCCCACTTTTGTCACTTAGAAACCTTGCTAAACATGAAGTGGAACAGAAACTTGTAGAGCTTAAATGTCTTGTCAAAAGTTATATGGCTAGGGGGGTTGTCTTATACTTAGGTGATCTCAAATGGGTTTCAGAGTTTTGGTCAACCTATGGTGAACAAAGAAGAAACTATTACAGTCCAGTGGAACATATAATCATGGAACTCAGAAGATTAGTAAGTGGAACCAAGGAAACAGGCAAATTGTTCCTTATGGGAATTGCAACTTTTAGAACTTACATGAAGTGTAAAACAGGCCAAGCTTCTCTTGAGTCAATTTGGGAACTTTATCCTCTTACAATATCAGCTGACAGCTTAAGCCTAAGTCTTAATCTTGAAAG CTGTGATTCTCAATCTCAATATAGAAACAAAGAATCTATAGATTCCATTAGTTGGCAACTTGGTGAAGTAGAAGCAAATAAGAATCATAGTTCCTTTAGGGATAGATTGTTCAACTTTGACAAGAAGGAAGCTCAAAGTACTTCAAGTTTGCCTTCATGGCTGCAAAACTACAAAGAAGAAAGCAAAATGAACCCTTCCCATGATAAG GATTCAGTGAATGTGAAGGATCTTTACAAGAAATGGAACTCGTTTAGCAGTGCTTCAACTGATAAAGATCCCTGCAACAGTGAAGAAGAAGCTCTTAATCTAAGTTGGCCAGTCATTTTTGAATCTAAAAGTTCACCTAAAGAGCACCAGTTTTATATATCCGAAAATGATTCAAAGCCAGACCTCCTCTCAAATCCGAATTCGAGCCCAAATTCGGCTTCTTCGAGTGAGGCGATGGAGGAGGATATCAATGGTCTTAATGCATTCAAGGTTGTTAATGCTGAAAACATGAACATTTTATGCAATGCATTGGAGAAAAAGGTTCCATGGCAGAAGGATGTGATTCCTGAAATTGTTAGCACCATTCTCGAATGCAGATCAGGGATGAACAAAGCTAAAAACTGGTTAAATCAAAGGGAACACAAAGAAGAAACATGGCTGCTCTTCTTAGGATCCGACAATGAAGCCAAACAGAAGATTGCAAGAGAGTTGGCAAGAATCATTTTCGGTTCACAAACCAGCTTTGCTTCCATAAGTCCGAGCAATTCCGGATCGGATTCGAATGAAGATAACAAAAGGAAAAGAGATGAATCTGGCGGCAACAGTTATGTTCTTCAAAGATTTGGTGAAGCACTGAATGAGAATCCTCACAGGGTGTTCTTGATGGAAGATATGGAACAGGTTGATTACTGTTCTATGAAAATCATTAAGCATGCAATAGAAACCGGGAAAGTTACAGTTTCAGATGGTGTTACAATTCCTGTAATGGATGCCATTGTCATTTTCAGCTGTGAAAGCTTCAGCTCATTGTCAAGAGCTTGTTCTTCGAGGAAAAGGCCAAATTGTAATGACCCAGAAGAGATCAAAGAACCAGAAATGGAGCAGGAAAAGAACCCATCTGTTTCTCTAGACTTAAACATTGCCATTGGAGATAACAGTGAAGAAGACAGTTCAAGAACTGATGATGAAACTGGGATTCTGAAACATGTTGATAAGCAAATTATTTTCAGTGTTAAAGAACAGTAA
- the LOC107933301 gene encoding pentatricopeptide repeat-containing protein At5g04810, chloroplastic encodes MDSLVSLPTSHCHSPLFTSKPHSSSATTTTSTSVSFSLPPPPQPPEPNIRRPKSINPSPKPKISSNPLKNFSTTTPTPTTTNNNFSHVPSPGETTRTTQSLVSKLRLSSKLFPPPPPPPLLHDTRKATQISEPEAPSPELEKPENFRQHGKIFIGNLPSWIKKHEVAEFFRQFGPIKDVIVIKAHNEIHRNAGFGFVIYGGPPPVAEKSALKAVEFDGVEFRGRVLTVKLDDGTRLKGKAEERARWVEGYQGQDLSNKSKWHQEREGSRRLFRKVLDSEPENWQKVVFAFERIDKPSRREFGLMVNYYARRGDMHRARETFERMRSRGIEPTSHVYTNLVHAYAVGRDMEEALSCVRKMKEEGIEITLVTYSILVRGFAKIGNSEAADYWFEEAKERHTPLNAIIYGNIVYAHCQTCNMERAEALVREMEEEGIDAPIDIYHTMMDGYTMIGNEEKCLIVFERLKECGFTPSIISYGCLINLYAKIGKVSKALEVSKMMECASIKHNMKTYSMLINGYLKLKDWANAFAIFEDLVKDGLKPDVVLYNNIIQAFCGMGNMDRAIHTVKEMQKERHRPTTRTFMPIIHGFARAGEMRRALEVFDMMRRSGCIPTVHTFNALILGLTEKRQMEKAVEILDEMTLAGVTPNEHTYTTIMHGYASLGDTGKAFEYFSKLRNEGLELDVYTYEALLKACCKSGRMQSALAVTKEMAAQNIPRNTFVYNILIDGWARRGDVWEAADLMQQMKQEGVQPDIHTYTSFINACCKAGDMLRATKTIQEMDAIGIKPNVKTYTTLIHGWARASLPEKALKCFEEMKLAGLKPDKAVYHCLMTSLLSRATVAEAYIYSGVLSVCREMIVSGLTVDMGTAVHWSRCLRKIERSGGELTEALQKTFPPDWNSYHTIAANSDPETDDEPESDDEDNDVYLDNVTDGDNDIDNEDLNRLW; translated from the exons ATGGATAGCCTTGTGTCACTCCCCACCTCACACTGTCACTCACCTCTTTTCACCTCAAAGCCCCACTCTTCCTccgccaccaccaccacctccacctcCGTTTCCTTCTCCCTTCCACCACCACCTCAACCTCCCGAACCTAATATCCGCCGCCCCAAGTCCATCAATCCCTCCCCCAAACCCAAAATCTCTTCCAATCCCCTCAAAAACTTCTCCACTACTACTCCTACTCCTACTACTACCAATAACAATTTTTCTCATGTCCCTTCTCCTGGTGAAACTACAAGAACCACTCAATCTCTTGTCTCCAAACTTCGCCTCTCTAGCAAACTCTTCCCGCCTCCTCCACCTCCGCCTCTTCTACATGATACCCGAAAGGCAACTCAAATTTCTGAACCCGAAGCTCCGTCGCCAGAACTTGAAAAGCCTGAAAATTTCCGCCAACATGGGAAGATTTTCATTGGGAATCTTCCCAGTTGGATTAAGAAACATGAGGTGGCTGAATTCTTCCGGCAGTTCGGTCCAATAAAAGACGTTATTGTGATCAAAGCCCACAATGAGATACACAGAAATGCGGGTTTTGGGTTTGTGATATATGGAGGTCCGCCTCCAGTAGCTGAGAAGTCGGCTTTGAAGGCGGTGGAGTTTGATGGGGTTGAGTTTCGTGGGAGAGTCCTGACGGTGAAGTTGGATGATGGGACAAGGTTGAAGGGAAAAGCAGAGGAGAGGGCTAGATGGGTTGAGGGGTATCAAGGTCAAGACTTGAGTAATAAGTCTAAGTGGCATCAAGAGAGAGAAGGGTCCCGGAGGTTGTTTCGTAAGGTTTTGGATTCCGAGCCGGAGAATTGGCAGAAAGTAGTTTTTGCTTTTGAGAGGATTGACAAG ccTTCTAGACGAGAGTTTGGATTGATGGTGAACTATTATGCAAGACGAGGGGACATGCACCGTGCTCGCGAAACATTTGAGAGGATGCGATCAAGGGGAATAGAGCCAACCTCACATGTCTATACAAA CCTTGTTCACGCATATGCAGTTGGCAGAGACATGGAAGAAGCCTTATCTTGTGTTAGAAAAATGAAGGAAGAGGGCATTGAAATAACCCTTGTGACATACAGTATACTTGTCAGAGGATTTGCCAAAATTGGCAATTCTGA AGCTGCAGATTATTGGTTTGAGGAGGCGAAAGAGAGACATACACCTCTGAATGCAATCATTTATGGAAATATTGTTTATGCTCATTG TCAAACATGCAACATGGAGCGAGCTGAAGCATTGGTTAGAGAAATGGAAGAAGAAGGTATAGATGCCCCTATTGACATTTATCATACCATGATGGATGGCTATACAATGATTGGCAATGAAGAAAAATGCTTGATCGTGTTTGAAAGACTTAAG GAATGTGGATTTACTCCCTCAATCATCAGCTATGGATGTCTTATTAATCTTTACGCTAAG ATTGGAAAAGTCTCCAAAGCTTTAGAAGTTAGCAAAATGATGGAATGTGCTAGTATAAAGCATAACATGAAGACTTATTCCATGTTGATCAATGGATATTTGAAACTAAAAGACTGGGCCAATGCTTTTGCAATTTTTGAGGATCTGGTCAAAGATGGTTTGAAGCCTGATGTAGTACTATATAATAATATCATCCAGGCCTTTTGTGGGATGGGTAACATGGATCGTGCTATTCATACTGTCAAGGAAATGCAGAAGGAGAGGCATCGACCTACTACACGTACATTTATGCCCATTATACATGGTTTTGCAAGAGCTGGGGAAATGAGAAGAGCCTTGGAAGTTTTTGATATGATGAGGAGGAGTGGTTGCATTCCAACTGTACACACTTTCAACGCTTTGATTCTTGGCCTTACTGAGAAACGTCAG ATGGAAAAAGCTGTTGAAATATTGGATGAGATGACACTGGCTGGCGTAACTCCAAATGAACACACATACACAACCATCATGCATGGCTATGCTTCATTGGGTGATACTGGAAAAGCCTTTGAgtatttttcaaaattgagaaaTGAGGGCCTTGAGCTAGACGTCTATACATATGAAGCTCTTCTGAAAGCATGCTGCAAGTCTGGGAGGATGCAAAGTGCTCTAGCTGTCACAAAAGAGATGGCTGCTCAAAATATTCCGAGAAACACCTTTGTCTACAACATTCTAATCGATGG atGGGCTAGGAGAGGTGATGTTTGGGAGGCTGCTGACTTGATGCAGCAAATGAAACAAGAAGGGGTTCAGCCTGATATCCATACTTACACATCTTTTATAAATGCGTGTTGTAAAGCTGGAGACATGCTG AGAGCAACAAAAACAATTCAAGAAATGGATGCTATTGGAATAAAGCCAAATGTTAAAACCTATACCACACTTATTCATGGATGGGCGCGTGCTTCTCTTCCGGAGAAGGCCTTGAAATGCTTTGAAGAGATGAAGCTGGCCGGTTTGAAACCAGACAAAGCCGTATATCATTGTTTGATGACATCACTTCTATCGAGGGCTACTGTTGCAGAGGCATATATTTACTCGGGAGTGTTGTCTGTTTGTCGAGAGATGATTGTGTCTGGTTTGACTGTCGATATGGGAACTGCAGTTCACTGGTCGAGGTGTTTACGAAAGATTGAGAGGTCAGGTGGAGAGCTTACAGAAGCTCTGCAGAAGACTTTCCCTCCTGATTGGAATTCATACCATACAATTGCTGCAAATTCTGATCCCGAAACAGATGATGAGCCCGAAAGTGATGACGAAGATAACGATGTATATCTTGATAATGTGACCGATGGTGACAATGATATTGATAACGAAGATTTGAACAGATTATGGTAA